A section of the Roseivirga sp. BDSF3-8 genome encodes:
- a CDS encoding IS3 family transposase produces the protein MIAQKYINLGYATYKVLPLCGLSRSSYYYQSKTGKRGRKVSQHTLSHDGILYSNAYVLERIEWLLSQEFIDYGYEKVAAWLKNTERLVINEKKVYRLMKQARLLSQRIRRNKRGKRIAQDLLPSPEAAFQCLQTDIKYIYIHGQHRNALLITVLDVYSRGVLGYRLAWSVTKHQVIELMKEILYHYQLPEKATLRTDNGSQFEAGLFREYLKEMAIEHEFTHVATPQENCYIESFHSIIESAVCSKYEFEDLQEAKETFNRFMNFYNHERLHGSLGKQAPSQFLKRTNSAKKLRNLPLEQTTDGKLKLTTQLVES, from the coding sequence ATGATTGCTCAAAAGTATATTAACCTGGGTTATGCTACATATAAAGTGCTGCCTTTATGTGGCCTGAGTAGAAGCTCTTATTACTATCAATCCAAGACAGGCAAGAGAGGGCGTAAAGTAAGCCAACATACCCTGAGCCATGATGGTATTCTTTACAGCAATGCCTATGTGCTGGAGCGGATCGAATGGCTCTTAAGCCAGGAGTTTATTGATTATGGTTATGAGAAGGTAGCGGCCTGGTTGAAAAACACCGAAAGGCTCGTTATCAACGAGAAAAAAGTTTATCGGCTCATGAAGCAGGCTCGCTTGCTCAGTCAGCGCATTAGGCGCAACAAACGTGGCAAACGCATTGCTCAGGATCTTCTTCCTAGCCCGGAAGCAGCTTTTCAATGCCTGCAGACCGATATCAAGTATATCTATATTCACGGTCAGCATCGTAATGCGCTGCTAATTACCGTATTGGATGTATACTCCCGGGGAGTATTAGGCTACAGGTTGGCCTGGAGCGTGACCAAGCACCAGGTGATCGAACTAATGAAAGAAATACTTTACCATTACCAGTTACCTGAAAAAGCAACCTTACGAACCGATAACGGTAGTCAGTTTGAGGCAGGGCTGTTTCGGGAATACCTAAAGGAAATGGCCATCGAGCATGAGTTCACGCATGTAGCTACACCGCAGGAGAACTGCTATATTGAGTCCTTTCATTCCATCATAGAAAGCGCCGTATGCTCAAAATATGAGTTCGAGGACCTGCAGGAAGCAAAGGAGACCTTCAATCGCTTTATGAACTTTTACAACCACGAGCGTCTACATGGCAGCCTTGGAAAACAAGCGCCCAGTCAGTTCCTTAAAAGAACAAACAGCGCCAAGAAACTACGTAACTTGCCACTGGAACAGACAACAGATGGTAAGCTAAAACTAACAACTCAACTTGTAGAATCTTAG
- a CDS encoding transposase — MKRRHWTAEQKLQILLEAEKEGITATIRKHGIYSNTFYQWKEKYDTGGIDALASKHYKVDPELKRLQKENQQLKEMLAEKELALRIKEELLKKSTAKKRTGS; from the coding sequence ATGAAACGAAGACACTGGACCGCTGAACAGAAGCTTCAGATTCTTTTAGAAGCAGAAAAGGAAGGCATTACAGCCACCATCCGCAAGCACGGTATCTATAGCAATACTTTCTATCAATGGAAGGAAAAGTATGATACTGGTGGCATAGATGCCCTAGCCAGCAAGCATTATAAAGTAGACCCTGAGCTTAAGCGCTTGCAAAAGGAAAACCAGCAGTTAAAAGAGATGCTGGCTGAAAAAGAGCTGGCCCTGCGCATTAAAGAAGAGCTTTTAAAAAAAAGCACTGCCAAAAAGCGTACAGGCTCATGA